GCAGTAGGGGGTGCGGCAGGTGTCGTCGCGGGCCTGGATGAAGCGCCGCATCCCTGCCGGGAAGAGCCGCGCCCTGGAATCGGCGCCGACCAGCTCCCCGGTCCCGGGGGCGGTGAAGAGGCGCCGGAGCCAGAGCCTGAAGGCCTGCTTCTCCCCGGCTTGGTCTTGGCCGGCTTCGGTTTGGCCTTCGTTCGCGGCGAGCATTGCCCGGGCCCAGGCGGCGGGGACGATGCCGTAGCCGGGCAGGCGTGCCGGTTCGGCATCGCCCTGGAACAGGGTCCGGTCGGTCATGACGAGCTGGACCTCGACGCCGCTGATGCCTGCGGGGGTTCCGGTGGTCCGTTCGACCAGGGCATCGGCCATGATCTGCCCTCGGGACCGGGGTTCTCCTGCGTTGCGGAGGGTGTCGGCGTGCCGGGACAGGGCCGCCTGCACGGCCACGCCCTGGGCGACCGGGAGCAGTGCGGTCAAATACGTCATGGTGTCCGGCGCCGGGCGCAGGCTCACGTGACGTTCGGCGGCGGCGTGGCTGGCCCGTTGGGTGACGGAGCGGGGGTCCCGCCGGTAGGCCGCGGTCCGGGCCGCGGCGATGATCGCCCGGTCTCCGGCGCCGTCGAAGGCCCCGGTGTCGGCGGCGAGTTCCTCGTCCACGGCGCAGCGGTCTTCGGCACTCAGGCAGGCTGTTTCCTTCACCAGCAGGGTCGCCCGCCATTCGTTCAGCCGTCCGGCGTCGAGGGCGGCGAGGGTGCGCGGCATTTCGGTCACGAGGGCCTTCGCGAGTCCGTGGAGCCGGGACCCGCGGGCCGGGGACTCCCGCCTGGCCAACGCCACCTGCGCGGAGACCCCGCGTCCCCGCTCCTCTGCCGGTACACCGGCCGCCGCGTCGGCGCTGCGCTGGGCGGCATCAAACGCGACGGCGATCCTCGCCTGCGCGGCCGCGGCCGCAGACTTCAGATCCTCCAGGGCACGCAACTGGTTGATCAGTTCGGCCGGTTGAGTACTGTCGGAGCCTGGCCGAAGCGATCTCACGGCATTGATCAGCTCCGGCACGCGGACTTTCGGCACGGCAGCATCCGGGACCGCGTCGCCGGACGGCGCGGTTGATCCGATCAGCTGTGTTCCCCGGTTCCCGGCCATAACCAAAGCATTTCAGAGGGGTCTGACATTAACAGGTCGAAGATCACCTGCCCGCCGAAAAATCCGGAAATCGGCAGAACTTTCTTATGGCGGTCCAGTCCCGCCGAGATCTGGCGGGCGTCGCCGAAGCGGACGAGAATGGCCTCGTGGTTCCCCCTCGTCCTGGCAGGGACAGCACCTCGATGAACCCCGCCGCCAGAAAGATTCAAAGCATCTTTCTCACCTTGACGCTCGGCAATACCCTTGCGGCCTCATTCATTTGGGGGATCAATACCCTCTTCCTGCTGGATGCGGGACTCAGCAATCTCGAGGCCTTTGCGGCGAACGCTTTCTTCACGGCCGGAATGGTGGTGTTCGAAGTGCCCACCGGAGTGGTGGCCGATGGCTGGGGACGCAGGGTTTCGTTCCTCCTTGGCACCGTGACGCTGGCCGGCTCCACCTACCTTTACTATCTGCTTTGGCAGCTTTCCGCCCCGTTCTGGTGGTGGGCTGTGGTGTCGGTCTTGCTCGGTCTGGGCTTCACCTTCTTCTCGGGTGCGGTGGAGGCGTGGCTCGTCGACGCGTTGCGCTTCACCGGATATGAGGGCGGGTTGGAGACGGTGCTCGGGCGCGGACAGATGGTTTCGGGCGCCGCCATGCTTGCGGGATCGGTGGCTGGCGGGGTGATCGCGCAAGCCACCAGCCTGGGCGTGCCGTTCCTGATCCGCGTGGGCGTGCTCCTCGCCATGTTCGTTGTGGCCTTCTTCCTCATGCGCGACGTCGGGTTCACCCCCGAGCGCTCTACCCATCCACTCAAGGCGACCCGCGCCGTCCTCGACGCCTCGATCGAGAACGGTTTGAAAAATCCACCCGTACGGTACGTGATGCTGGCAGCGCCGTTCAGCGCCGGCGTCGGGATCTATGTGTTCTATGCCCTGCAGCCGTACCTGCTTCAGCTCTTCGGCGACCGGCACGCGTACTCCGTAGCCGGGCTGGCCGCGGCCATCGTGGCGGGAGCGCAGGTGTTGGGCGGGTGGCTTGCACCGCGTGTCCGGCGCCTCGTTCGCAAACGCACTTCGGTGTTGATTCTGAGTGGAGTGGTGAGCGCATCGATTCTGGTGGTGCTCGGGTTCACGGGTATTTTCTGGGTGGCCCTTGCCTTGTTGACGTTCTGGGCCATGGTCGATTCGGCGGCCACACCGGTACGGCAGGCCTACGTGAACGACATGATCCCCTCGAAGCAGCGGGCAACAGTGCTGAGCTTCGACTCGCTCATGGGATCGAGCGGTGGAGTGGTGGTGCAGCCGCTGCTCGGCCGGGCGGCGGATGTGTACGGCTATTCCACCTCATTGGCGATCAGCGGCGTCATCGAGCTGATCGCAGTGCCGTTCCTGGTGGCAAGTCGTCGGCAGGGCTCTTCGGCCGATCAAGCCAACGCCTCGATCGCTGCATCCGACGCGGAACCCCGTAGGAATTGACCTACGGAAGCCGTGAAGCCCTGAGCAGCGCGGCCTGGCCGGCCTTGTCGGGGTCAAGCGATACAGGGCTAATTAGCACAGCTGGGCCACGATGCAGAGTGCCATCCGAAAGCGGTTGGCAGCGCACACCGCCCCGGCCTCGCATGGCGGTGTGCGCGCCCGGAGCCAGGACCTGGTCCATCCAGGCACAGGGGTGGGCGGGCCGCCCACCCCGGAACCGTACAAGGCCGCCGTCGGATTCCAGAGCGAACTCTTTGCCGATCAGGGGAGCCAGATGGGCTCCTCTCAGGACTACGTTGCGGCGCGTGAGGAGTGGGTCAAAGGGTGCGACGCCCAACTCAGCAGCCATCGCTTCGAGAGACTCGATGGCTATCAAGGTGACTGCGGCATCCATGTGCGCGGCCTTGCCGAAGAACCGGTCACCGACGATGCCCTTGCCGCTTACGACGTCGACCTGCTCGGCATCCGTGGTGGGCACCTCGGCGGCACCATCGCGTGCGCGGCCGAAGTAGGCGTGTCCGGACGACACGAGGAGATGCAGGATCTCCACGTCGTATCTGTAGCTTGCGGTCATGCCATAAGGCTATGCCTGTCCCGGAGTCAGCAACCCCGGGCGTTCTAATCTGAAACCTTGAAAGCTAGTTCTTGCGACGCTGGAAATCAGCGAACGCTCCGATGCCGGTTCCAACAAGCGCGATACCCGCAAGTATTGCCCACCATGGTTGCATACTCCCGGCGGCCTTTATGAATAGCAGAACCGCTACCAGCGCAAATAGAAGCAGGGAAATAGGAATGTCGCGAGTATCTTTAGGAGTCAAAACACGCCTCCTTGATCGAGGCGATGCCTAGAATCTCTCCAGCAAGGCCACCGCCGGCGGCAACGACAGCTTGCCACTTCTTGTCCCACCCGGATGCCGCGTTCCAGGCGCGGAAGAGAATTTCGAAGGTCCTCTGAATACTTCCAAACCTTGCAACTAGTTTAGCGATTTTACCGGCGACCAGAGCGTTAGCAGCAACCTCTGCCGTAACGGTCGCTATACACTTCGCCCAGCCCCAAAAGTCGCTCGGATCAGCGGTTACCGGAAAGGCTGTGTTCTGATCAAAATCGATCGACTGCACGAGAGCCTCTCCGTCAAGGGAGAACCACGTTGGAACAGCCCTGCCGAGCGCATCGTAAGCCCATGGAGCCCTGTAACCCCCAGCAATTGCACCCTCAGCGGTGCGAACAACAACGGAACCATCAGTGTCTATGGCTGCTTTTGATCCTGCCGGGAGCGATAAGGGAAACCGATATTCTCGATCCGCAGTTTTTGAAGCAATGTTGATCAGTGTCTGAGTTCCCTTGCCTGTGGCATAACTACTAACCACGGCACTGTTGAGTTTGGTGCTCAGAACCGGCTCACCTTGCCCGGCGAAAAGACCGTCCGGGATCTTGCCCGGTTTTGCGAGAGATTCGGATGAAGCCGTACCCGAAAGCGTTATGCTTGCGGACCACGCGCCGGCGTCAGAAACAACGATGTTCGTTCCGGGGACCGCAACAGTACTGACTTTGCTTGGCGAATGAACCCCGTCACCTAAAGAAACTGGCGATGCCTGTGCAACCCCCGCGCTCGACACCACGACCCCACTGGCGACAAGCGTGACAAGTAGAAGACTTCCGATTGAACCTAGCTTAGATCTGTTTGACATGGATCACCTTTCAGAGAGACAGGCGTTTCATAATCAAATTATGCATATGAGGCAAATGAGGGCAAGAGTTTTTATGAAACAGGTCTAGGGAATTGTTTCGTTATTCTCAACAGGGAATAACCGATTACGTTTCTCTCGTATGTATCAATACTCAATCCATAGTCCGTCGCCACTCAATTTATGACTTTTGACCACTCAATTTCAGGTATGCATCACTCAATAGGAGTAAAAACTCTTGACATTAATGCGACCGAGGCGGCGGTTGACCGCCTCGGTCGGCCTCCTAGGCATGAACGGTTGTCGTCACGCCTACAGCGTCAGTAGGGTTCGATCCACTCAGCTCCAGAACTCGGAGAGCTGACCTGCAAGGGCTCTGCCTTGCTCGTAACCCGCTTGGGCCGCGGGTGGACGCAGCGACAGATCCATGGCATTGGCGCCGAATATGTGCTCGGAGTCGCTGCCCGGGAAAATCGTTTCGACTCGGCTGCCGCCTGCGCG
This genomic interval from Arthrobacter sp. FW306-2-2C-D06B contains the following:
- a CDS encoding HNH endonuclease; translated protein: MAGNRGTQLIGSTAPSGDAVPDAAVPKVRVPELINAVRSLRPGSDSTQPAELINQLRALEDLKSAAAAAQARIAVAFDAAQRSADAAAGVPAEERGRGVSAQVALARRESPARGSRLHGLAKALVTEMPRTLAALDAGRLNEWRATLLVKETACLSAEDRCAVDEELAADTGAFDGAGDRAIIAAARTAAYRRDPRSVTQRASHAAAERHVSLRPAPDTMTYLTALLPVAQGVAVQAALSRHADTLRNAGEPRSRGQIMADALVERTTGTPAGISGVEVQLVMTDRTLFQGDAEPARLPGYGIVPAAWARAMLAANEGQTEAGQDQAGEKQAFRLWLRRLFTAPGTGELVGADSRARLFPAGMRRFIQARDDTCRTPYCDAPIRHFDHIVPWHDGGPTSLSNGAGLCEACNHTKELNGWMATTSPGTRHVLDIRTPTGHHYRSTAPPLPGTGPPDTAAPGSRHHRRRLRHQAKALKYAQPTKLQAA
- a CDS encoding MFS transporter, whose amino-acid sequence is MNPAARKIQSIFLTLTLGNTLAASFIWGINTLFLLDAGLSNLEAFAANAFFTAGMVVFEVPTGVVADGWGRRVSFLLGTVTLAGSTYLYYLLWQLSAPFWWWAVVSVLLGLGFTFFSGAVEAWLVDALRFTGYEGGLETVLGRGQMVSGAAMLAGSVAGGVIAQATSLGVPFLIRVGVLLAMFVVAFFLMRDVGFTPERSTHPLKATRAVLDASIENGLKNPPVRYVMLAAPFSAGVGIYVFYALQPYLLQLFGDRHAYSVAGLAAAIVAGAQVLGGWLAPRVRRLVRKRTSVLILSGVVSASILVVLGFTGIFWVALALLTFWAMVDSAATPVRQAYVNDMIPSKQRATVLSFDSLMGSSGGVVVQPLLGRAADVYGYSTSLAISGVIELIAVPFLVASRRQGSSADQANASIAASDAEPRRN
- a CDS encoding MOSC domain-containing protein, giving the protein MTASYRYDVEILHLLVSSGHAYFGRARDGAAEVPTTDAEQVDVVSGKGIVGDRFFGKAAHMDAAVTLIAIESLEAMAAELGVAPFDPLLTRRNVVLRGAHLAPLIGKEFALESDGGLVRFRGGRPAHPCAWMDQVLAPGAHTAMRGRGGVRCQPLSDGTLHRGPAVLISPVSLDPDKAGQAALLRASRLP